Within Spinacia oleracea cultivar Varoflay chromosome 4, BTI_SOV_V1, whole genome shotgun sequence, the genomic segment ATCGAATCCGCAACCGACTATAACTTGAAATTTTGGTAAAATAGGTAAGCCGAAATCCAACCTGTACCCGGTCCGAAAAAGCCGATAACCAATTTTAACAGATGTTGTATGACCAGAATccgaacccgacacccgacTGAAAGATGACCGAAAATAACTGAACTGACCCGACCGAATAATGATCCGAACCAGATTCGATATTCGACCCGAAAATGACCAATTAACCCGATTTTTACCGCATAACTTGTTAGTGACTCGACCTTAAATATTTTACGCTTGAATTTTTTGAGATGACCAAATCAGTTATTTACTCTATCTTAACCCGTGTTCGATagtgaacccgacccgaaaattatCCAATCAAACTTGATCCCCAAACCCGATTCAAACCAACTGTATAAGACCTAAAACCGAAATTAAACCTGATCGGAACATGACGTAACCCGAACCCGACTTGTACCCGAAATAGAGAAGAACCCGACATGACCCGAGCGAAAACCAACCCCCCCGAACCCGAGTGATAAAGTGATCCAATACGACCCAACCTGATCCGAGATGACCCATCTCGGATCCAACCCAATGAACTGTTTTTACGGCTCTAGCCGGAGGCCCATTAAAAGTCCGAGTTCATaccttttaaaataaaaactacgGAGATATACTGCCCATTTGGCCGATTTGGGGGTGGGGTCAAAGGGAAAGAAAATGGCGCCAATTAGACCATCGTCATACCGGGATTATTCGAAATTTCATTTTCACGTCTTCTTGAATCGGAAATCCAATTTGGAATAAGAACAAAATTAATGGCAGATCCGCAAAACACTTTAGAGAGCAAATTGCAGAGTGAGTGAAACTATCACGCAAAAGAAATTGTAATTTCAACTTCTCTTTTACTTTGTATCTTATGAGAAACCCCAGATCTCAGGTACCCATTAAATAATCTGGAAATCCCACCTcaaattctttattttattatgttttttaaGGTAATCCTTGaatttttgttgttattttcTGTTAAATTACCTGAAAGTTTGCATCTTTCCTCCAGGTCACAGGCTTTTCATCCTCTCCAACTTCACAATTTTCTGGTTAGTTCATTAATTTTGTCGAAAATCTTGTTTATTTGacctaattaatcataatttggGGGTAAAATTAATTTCTACTCGTTTCAGTTTGAGCATTTCAATTACTgggttattttttaaaattcttgTTGGTGGTGTTTAATTTCCCTTTGTTCTGCTGGAAAAAATGCTGAAATTATTGTTTGTTTGGCTAAAATTGGTTGAGTTCAGAGCCTCCTGACATAAAGAAATGGTTTTCAAGTTACAATTACCAATCTCCTGAATTGAACACAAATGAAGATTTCTGTTTTTCTCATGGGGTTGATGATAAAGAGAGGGGATTGTTTGTTGAAGACAGTGAGACTGAAGATGAAGGAAACTTTGAAGATTTAGCTGAGATTAATCGATCCGTTGCCATTCGTAAATCCATTGAGGAAGCTAAGAAGCATGATTCTCCATCTGTTCCTGTTGTTGAGGTATTGTGTTTTATCTTCAATTTAACAGAATTACATCTATACAAAAAGGTTAGAGGACCAATGATAGGGAACTTTTAGGGTGCGTTCTATTTAACCGGCTTTCACTTCTGAACTTATTACGGAGTAAAAATTAGAACTTGTTTAGTTATAAAGTGTACTTGTATAACTCTTATCtagttatctgaacttattttattcatgaaataaggtgaatataACTTAGCCTTTCACTACAAGGAGATATGAGTGAACTCAATGAAGAGGGTTATAATACTGAGACTAACAGCTGTTTGAGTATGCAACTTCTCTGAAAACAATACTCCATTTGGGTTGCCAGAacttaacttgagcttcatgtCTGCAGACTGCAGGTGTTGTAACCACATAAGATTTGGGGTGACTGACCCCGTTGTATACAAGTACACCCATATTATACACATTTGCGTATTGCTACTATCTTTTATCATGATTCAAGAGGATGACTTTAGTCGTCACCTACTGTTGTATAGTTATCTAGTAGTGAAGCATATGTGGATACAGTTTACTTGACAGTCAGAATCATAGTGAACTGAAATTAGCACTGAAGTAAGTGGTGATGGCATTTTAGATTGAGGTTGTTGTTTGTTGTTCTGCTTGAtcttcttctttaactacagTACTCCGTATTTTCTTACCACTGCTGTATTTTGGAACCAATAACCCATATAAGGTAGTTTGCTCTGTATGTTGTGtcaatttcaaagttcaaaatagaATTTTACTAAGGCAGTGCTCTCTAACTTTTATGATAGGTTCCAGCTTTTCCAGACTCGCTCTCAATTCCATCTGGTTGGTGCTCATCTCTCTTCGTATATTATGTAAATTTCAGATTCAACTGATGTAATAAATTCAAACTTTTGCGCTTGCACATGTACTTCAGAGCCTCCTGACATAACGAAGTGGTTCTCCAGTTATGTATACGAATCTCCAGAACTAGACAGTGCTGATTTTGATGTTCCACTTTCAAGTGGTTATACTTTTGGTGATGTAAAAGAGGTTGACAAAGAAAAGGAAGTTCTTTTAAAGGAGTCGCCTGTAACAGAAGTCGAAGATGAACTACTCAGCTACTCAGAGACAATCATTACACCTAGTGGAGTTGAGAACAGAAAAAACCCTCCAGTAATTCTTTTTCAATTCTtttcccaacttttgattaaaAGAAGCTCCTTAATTCGATTGAAGATTAGCTCATAGTGGTTCATAGAATGTCACTACCCAACATTTCAACCAGTTTCTCTCTTTTCTGTTTGAAATGTGCAGGTGGATGGTTTAGAAAGAAGCAACTTTCTTCCCAAGAACAGTTCATATCTCAAAAGGACTTCTGATCAGAGAACTTCAGAAGAACTGAATGATTGCAATACCCTCCCAGATAAATCTGTTGTATATCCAAGAAATAAAGATGAAGATTTATTACCAGTAAAGGCTACTTACGGTAGGGGTAAGAGAGTTGTTGAAACTGCTGAAAAAAATACAGAGAAGAAATTTACAGCTGCTGAAACAAATACTGGCTGGATATCTCTGAACCGTAAACCAAGAGAAGAATATTCCAGAAGCATCATAAAGGAGAGGGGTGAACACATATCTCCAGAAAATCAGTTCAGTTCGATGAAGAATAAAGCTAGGCCAAGGATAAACAAGGAAAATTCTCCTGTGAAGTCAGATTGTTTTTCTGATGGGAAAAATGATAAAAGGTTGAGAAGAGAGATTCTTAGAGAAACAACCAACTTTAACCTTTCTCATTTGCCAGAGGTTGCTGGGAAATGGAAATGTCCACAGAAACATAAACCAGATACTGGACCTCCTATGAAGCAGCTCCGACTTGAGAGATGGATTCATAAGATATGAAGACTTATCCATTATGGATATATGAGTTCTGATGATTAGTAATGCAGTCTGATTCATTTCTGCAGAAATGAAAGCCAATTGCTACTGTAAACTTGAATTCCAGAGGAGTTCTGGTTCAGTATTTTGTCTGTTTGGATTTGTTTTTGTGCATGAGAAATTGAGAACTCATGTTTGGATTATTTCTTCCAACAGTAGTGTACAAAATGTACAATATTTCTCCGGAGTTGCATCAGTTAAGGGTGGTGTGAGAAGAACGAACTGGCAAGGGAATATGATTTTCGAGGATCAGTTGACAGTGTCATCCTTGTGCATAGGCCATGCTAATCTTCTCTGTATCGTTCCAATTTTATCAGATGTTTCCGAAGAGACAGATCAGTTGACACAGTGTACTCCGTGGCTAGAGAATATGCAATGCTTGGTTTTAGTTAACCTAAATATATTTAGGAAGATGATAGTTCCTCTGATCCTATCTAACTACTTGCATGAGATGGCCTAAGATGTAGAACATGTACTTGTATAGTAGGTCTTGTTAAGGCTTGtagtcaataaaaaaaattggattTCTTTCTTCTCTGTATTATTTATTGCATTCATTATTTGAATTTACTTGCGAGTTGCACTAATTTATCCGTCTTAAATCTATTCTTACTCTTACCCCCTTTACGTTTATCCAAAATATCCCGCCTATATTTTGGTGTGAACGGAAAAGTACTCGTATTTCTATCATAAACTACCTAATGCCATTGAAAATAGGTGTATTATTTTAACTCTCTTTCTTTCCTAGGAGGTTTGGTAATGGAGTTTGCACATATTTTTTCTACTATGCATTATTTGAGCGAATTACACTCATTTAtcttccaataaaatattaattcgtCTCAGATTCCCATATCCATTCTTACACCTTTATTTTACCAAGTCTCTCCTGTATTTTGCCGCGCATTTGAAACATAAACCTTACCACCGATATACGAAATATATATATCCATCAACCCTCTCTCTTTCCCGGGAGACTCCTTAATAGAACTATAGATATTTATTTTACCGGAGATTAATCTCGATCTTATAACTTTTTTTCAAAACTCTAGCAATATTCTAGCCAAAAATGAAGCCTATCTTAGAATTGGGAGGTTGAAATGAAATGATGAACATAACTTCCAAACCCTCAATCCAGTCATCCTCACCTTGTCCGATTGGCCTTCCCTTGCCAACTCGGGCCACTCGGCCCAGCTCAGCTCAGTCTTTCCCCCCACACATGACACATCCAATCTTCCGTCTCTCTCACGTTTATCTCGCGTGCCTCCTCTccccctctctcctctctcctctttctctctctacgaTCTACACTTGAACATATGCAGACAAATACACAATTCAGACAGACCTCCCTCCCTGCAAATTCTTGTCCCAAATTTACTCCTTTAATCCCATTTTTACCCACTTCTGAATTTCAAAGGTACAATCTTTTCTTGTCTTTTTCATCTAATTTAATTCACCTCTAATTATCTCTTTAGATGCTTGCTGAAAAAATTGGTGAAAATTTATctgaattttggaaatgttgTTACTTTGGTGTTTAATGATGTTCAATTGACCAAAATTTATCTCATTTTAAATTACCCATTTGTTGTTTTGCTGTCAAATTCTTGATTTATCTGAATGTTATGGGAAATTGGGTTTGGGTTTTTGATATTCTGTTGCTCAAAGCTGTTGAATTTGGGGTTTTGGTTCTGGGTTTTGATTTCTGACATGGGAAATGTAATGTATGATGTTTAATGGTTAGTATCTCAAAAAGGGTCATTCTTGTTTTCTGGAATTGAATTCATGGACAATTTTTATGTACTTTCTGGGGTAGGTCATGGCTGGGAAGAAGCTAATTGCAATTTGTCAATCGGGGGGCGAGTTTGAGACCGATAATGAGGGTATAATGACCTATAAAGGAGGAGAGGCTCATGCCATTGATATTGATGATGATATGAATTTCAATGCCTTTAAAATGGAGGTGGCTGAGATGTTCAATTGGAGCACAGATGCAATGTCTATGAAGTACTTTCTTCCTGGAAACAACAAGATACTCATTACAATATCCAGTGATAAGGACTTGTTGCGCATGATCAAGTTCCATGATTGTCAGATGACTGTTGATATCTATGTCATGATAGGAGAAATTATTGATCCTGAACTCTCTAACTTGCCTGTCAGTAGGTATTTATTGCTGTTCTTGCTGTTCTAGTCTTaaacttcctccgttcttatttacatgacacaatttgCTTTTaggagaatttctttttaattgACACAATTCTATTATGGAAAAGTTTTATATGGTGAATTGTCATCTTTGCCCTCACTTTTAAACAAATGAAGGATGGTGAAAGTGATGGTTGATTGTGGTTGTTAAGGGGCACTTTTTCCCTTAACTCTCTCTTTTACCTCTCCTTAATATGTGTGGAAAaatcaattgtgtcatgtaaataagaacggatgaagtattacttttgagttttgagAATTGGTGTTTTTAGTTGGCCTTTTTTGTTCAAGtatttaaggggtgttgtatgtAGGTCGAGCAGAACCTCTTTATCTCAGGAAATGATGCCACTTGATGCCCCCATTGATGTGGTGGAGGATACTAATCATGATCATGATGATGTGCATTTTATTGCTCCTCTTGATATTATTTCCAATACCGATGTCAAGATCGATATGCCAACTGAAATTTCTCCACCAGCGCCCCTCGCTAGCTCCAGTGATGAGAAACTTGTGAAAGCTGCTCATCAATGGCAGAATAACATTACTGGTGTTGGTCAGAGATTCAATAGTGTTGCAGAGTTTCGTGAGGCGTTACGTAAATACGCAATTGCCAATCAATTTGCATTTAGATATAAGAAGAATGATAGTCACCGTGTGACTGTCAAATGCAAAGCCGAAGGTTGTCCTTGGAGAATTCATGCATCAAGGCTATCAACCACGCAGCTAATTTGTATCAAAAAGATGAACCCTGAACATACTTGTGAAGGAGGTATTCATACCACAGGTTATCAAGCAACTAGAAGTTGGGTTGCAGGTATTATAAAAGAGAAGTTGAAAGTGTCCCCAAATTACAAGCCCAAGGATATTGTAAATGATATTAAACAGGAATATGGAATTCAATTGAATTACTTCCAGGCGTGGCGCGGTAAAGAAATTGCCAAGGAGCAACTGCAAGGTTCTTATAAAGAAGCTTATAAGCAGTTACCAAGTTTTTGTGAAAAGATAATGGAGTCAAATCCGGGGAGTTTAGCTACTTTTACAACCAAAGATGATTCGAGTTTTCAACGTCTCTTTGTCTCATTTCATGCCTCGTTATACGGATTCCAGCAAGGTTGTCGGCCTCTACTTTTTCTTGATAGCATAGCGTTGAAGTCTAAGTACCAAGGAACACTTCTAGCTGTCAATGCTGCTGATGGGGATGATGGTGTCTTTCCAGTTGCTTTTGCTGTGGTTGATGCTGAAACTGATGATAACTGGCGATGGTTTTTATTGCAGTTGAAGTCAGGGATGCAGACACCTGGTTCAATAACATTTGTAGCAGACAGACATAAGGGGTTGAAGGAATCAATTGCTGAAATATTTGAGggttcatttcatggttactgttTAAGGTACTTGACTGAGAATCTTATTCGGGACCTGAAAGGGCATTTTTCTCATGAAGTGAACCGCCTCTTGGTTGAGGATTTCTATGCTGCTGCTTATGCTTCTAAGCTTGAAGATTTTCAGAGATACATTGACAGCATCAAGAGTATCTCCATAGAAGCTTATGAGTGGGTCATACGAAGTGAACCTGAATACTGGGCAAATACTTTCTTTAAGGGTGCAAGATATAATCATCTCTCATCAAACTTTGGTGATATGTTTTATAGCTGGGCATCAGAGGCACATGAGTTGCCCATAACACAGATGGTCGATGTTATCAGAGCTAAGATACTAGACCTAATTTGCGCACGGAAATCGGAGTCAGCACAGTGGTTAACGAGGCTAACTCCATCTATGGAAGAAAAACTGGAGAAGGAAAACTTGAAAGTCTCTCAACTTCAAGTTTTGATCTCAGTTGGTAGTACATTTGAAGTACGTGGAGACACCGTAGAAACAGTTGACATTGATCAATGGGAATGTAGTTGCAAAGTGTGGCAGTTGACTGGTTTACCTTGTTGCCATGCTGTAGCTGTTATTGGTTGCATGGGAAGAACTCTGTATGAATATTGTTCCCaatatttttcagttgaaagTTATAGGTTGACATACTCTGAGACGGTAAATCCTGTTCCAAGCACTAATGGGTCGTTTCAGAATGATTCATCTCAGGCTGCTGTGACAGTGACGGTTACACCTCCTCCTACACGTCGGCCTCCAGGCCGGCCCACAAAGAAGCTTTTTGGCTCACAGGAGGTTGTCAGACGTCAGCTGCAGTGTAGTAGATGCAAGGGCATGGGACACAACAAATCAACATGTAAAGAGATTTTAGTGGAACAGTAATAATGGTAAGCATATAGAAGCAAATTCACTAGTAGATAAATGATGCTATGTTTGTAATATGTATTTGTCGCATTAGTTGTTTTGTTTAATCATCCCCTGCGTGTCCTAAAATCCTCTTAGTAGCATACAGACATACACATACCCCGTACATTGTGGAATTTGGAGGATACATTAACACTGGATGTGATGTAGGGCTGCCTTGTAGAGTGTTGGATGAACAAGTAATTTCATCTGGCTAATGTGCTGTAGTAGTTTTAAGGAGGCTTACTGATCTAGAttctaattttgattttttgatgtTTGATGGCTGGACTGTTGACCAAAGAGGTGATGTTTTTGTAGATTCCTGGTTCTTGGCTACTTGGTTAACCTCTCTAGTATTGGATTTAGGGGAAAGTGGCACGAGGGCTAAGGTCTCAGTTTTAGGGGCTAAGCCTA encodes:
- the LOC110797247 gene encoding uncharacterized protein isoform X1, yielding MAGKKLIAICQSGGEFETDNEGIMTYKGGEAHAIDIDDDMNFNAFKMEVAEMFNWSTDAMSMKYFLPGNNKILITISSDKDLLRMIKFHDCQMTVDIYVMIGEIIDPELSNLPVSRSSRTSLSQEMMPLDAPIDVVEDTNHDHDDVHFIAPLDIISNTDVKIDMPTEISPPAPLASSSDEKLVKAAHQWQNNITGVGQRFNSVAEFREALRKYAIANQFAFRYKKNDSHRVTVKCKAEGCPWRIHASRLSTTQLICIKKMNPEHTCEGGIHTTGYQATRSWVAGIIKEKLKVSPNYKPKDIVNDIKQEYGIQLNYFQAWRGKEIAKEQLQGSYKEAYKQLPSFCEKIMESNPGSLATFTTKDDSSFQRLFVSFHASLYGFQQGCRPLLFLDSIALKSKYQGTLLAVNAADGDDGVFPVAFAVVDAETDDNWRWFLLQLKSGMQTPGSITFVADRHKGLKESIAEIFEGSFHGYCLRYLTENLIRDLKGHFSHEVNRLLVEDFYAAAYASKLEDFQRYIDSIKSISIEAYEWVIRSEPEYWANTFFKGARYNHLSSNFGDMFYSWASEAHELPITQMVDVIRAKILDLICARKSESAQWLTRLTPSMEEKLEKENLKVSQLQVLISVGSTFEVRGDTVETVDIDQWECSCKVWQLTGLPCCHAVAVIGCMGRTLYEYCSQYFSVESYRLTYSETVNPVPSTNGSFQNDSSQAAVTVTVTPPPTRRPPGRPTKKLFGSQEVVRRQLQCSRCKGMGHNKSTCKEILVEQ
- the LOC110797246 gene encoding uncharacterized protein isoform X2, with the translated sequence MRNPRSQVTGFSSSPTSQFSEPPDIKKWFSSYNYQSPELNTNEDFCFSHGVDDKERGLFVEDSETEDEGNFEDLAEINRSVAIRKSIEEAKKHDSPSVPVVEVPAFPDSLSIPSEPPDITKWFSSYVYESPELDSADFDVPLSSGYTFGDVKEVDKEKEVLLKESPVTEVEDELLSYSETIITPSGVENRKNPPVDGLERSNFLPKNSSYLKRTSDQRTSEELNDCNTLPDKSVVYPRNKDEDLLPVKATYGRGKRVVETAEKNTEKKFTAAETNTGWISLNRKPREEYSRSIIKERGEHISPENQFSSMKNKARPRINKENSPVKSDCFSDGKNDKRLRREILRETTNFNLSHLPEVAGKWKCPQKHKPDTGPPMKQLRLERWIHKI
- the LOC110797247 gene encoding uncharacterized protein isoform X2, whose product is MQTNTQFRQTSLPANSCPKFTPLIPFLPTSEFQRSSRTSLSQEMMPLDAPIDVVEDTNHDHDDVHFIAPLDIISNTDVKIDMPTEISPPAPLASSSDEKLVKAAHQWQNNITGVGQRFNSVAEFREALRKYAIANQFAFRYKKNDSHRVTVKCKAEGCPWRIHASRLSTTQLICIKKMNPEHTCEGGIHTTGYQATRSWVAGIIKEKLKVSPNYKPKDIVNDIKQEYGIQLNYFQAWRGKEIAKEQLQGSYKEAYKQLPSFCEKIMESNPGSLATFTTKDDSSFQRLFVSFHASLYGFQQGCRPLLFLDSIALKSKYQGTLLAVNAADGDDGVFPVAFAVVDAETDDNWRWFLLQLKSGMQTPGSITFVADRHKGLKESIAEIFEGSFHGYCLRYLTENLIRDLKGHFSHEVNRLLVEDFYAAAYASKLEDFQRYIDSIKSISIEAYEWVIRSEPEYWANTFFKGARYNHLSSNFGDMFYSWASEAHELPITQMVDVIRAKILDLICARKSESAQWLTRLTPSMEEKLEKENLKVSQLQVLISVGSTFEVRGDTVETVDIDQWECSCKVWQLTGLPCCHAVAVIGCMGRTLYEYCSQYFSVESYRLTYSETVNPVPSTNGSFQNDSSQAAVTVTVTPPPTRRPPGRPTKKLFGSQEVVRRQLQCSRCKGMGHNKSTCKEILVEQ